In Leishmania mexicana MHOM/GT/2001/U1103 complete genome, chromosome 20, one genomic interval encodes:
- a CDS encoding putative ATPase: protein MLRCCRCRWNVWSSHLSTKRTVVEAYEQLARKGVIAADARQRYMSEACTPLLQYIHQCYADEAAGKVSPYTRPCVSGSGERNHWMQASRSLRRPFWAALARQARRARRAFPDSVARTLGLLEAENIGVVEKRGLYLWGDVGIGKTMILDLFELCATPYAKRRSHLHSFMSELEDRLFRAEMALTQRRRSTVSPKEKRALSAVRPINVVVQEVLHETPILCFDEFQTFDVAHAALLAAFFSEAFREGLFLITTSNRPPEDLCRVSASFNAFLPVLRQHCHVVHCANIRDYRVKEAAERHHQLIFLHPNTKANVERLLRRVEHAFGAGGGELAWIKEDTLWHHGRSVVIPLRCAGCAVLDFTDICGAREGLSSADIQLIALQFHTVIVTNIPQMGNVSSNAAHQFVVLVDEMYQNNVKLLFTSSVPWTHLMDSTYSTSDMRALADDDPGRSGDATYSAGVRLGTEVYSEGEDDRSGHAASYNFRNEEELMSFTRIRSRLNEMGSASYLLRDHRHFVVTDFDFSALLSPDIQRKVCE, encoded by the coding sequence AtgttgcgctgctgcaggtgccgaTGGAACGTGTGGTCGAGCCACCTCTCCACGAAGCGCACCGTGGTTGAGGCGTACGAACAGCTTGCGCGCAAAGGGGTCATAGCGGCCGACGCTCGTCAACGCTATATGTCAGAAGCATGCACACCCCTTCTCCAGTACATTCACCAGTGCTACGCAGACGAGGCTGCCGGCAAGGTGTCACCGTACACCCGGCCTTGCGTATCAGGGAGCGGTGAAAGGAACCACTGGATGCAAGCGTCGCGCTCACTGCGGAGGCCTTTCTGGGCAGCCCTCGCGAGGCAGGCGAGGCGGGCGAGGCGGGCATTCCCCGACTCTGTCGCTCGCACACTGGGCCTCTTGGAGGCGGAGAATATTGGCGTGGTGGAGAAACGTGGGCTGTACCTCTGGGGTGATGTGGGAATCGGGAAGACAATGATACTGGACCTCTTTGAACTCTGCGCTACCCCGTATGCGAAGCGCCGTTCCCACCTGCACTCTTTCATGAGTGAACTGGAGGACCGCCTCTTTCGCGCGGAGATGGCGctgacgcagcggcgccggtcAACAGTGTCGccgaaagagaagagggcaCTGAGTGCCGTTCGGCCCATCAACGTGGTTGTGCAAGAGGTGCTGCACGAGACGCCTATCCTGTGCTTTGACGAATTTCAGACTTTCGATGTGGCTCACGCCGCGTTGCTCGCAGCCTTCTTTAGCGAGGCGTTCCGTGAAGGGCTCTTCCTGATCACAACGAGCAACCGCCCTCCGGAGGATCTGTGTCGTGTTTCCGCTTCCTTCAACGCTTTCCTTCctgtgctgcggcagcactgcCATGTGGTGCACTGCGCTAATATCCGTGACTACCGCGTGAAGGAGGCTGCGgagcggcaccaccagctTATCTTTTTGCACCCGAACACGAAGGCGAACGttgagcggctgctgcggcgtgtcGAGCATGCTTTCGGGgctggtggcggagagcTTGCATGGATCAAGGAGGACACACTGTGGCACCACGGCCGCAGCGTGGTGATTCCGCTGCGATGCGCTGGGTGTGCCGTGCTCGACTTTACCGACATCTGCGGCGCGCGGGAAGGACTTTCCTCCGCTGACATCCAACTCATCGCCCTGCAGTTCCACACTGTCATTGTCACAAACATACCACAGATGGGCAACGTGAGCTCTAACGCAGCGCACCAGTTCGTCGTGCTGGTGGATGAGATGTACCAGAACAACGTGAAGCTGCTCTTCACTTCCTCTGTACCGTGGACGCATCTCATGGACTCCACCTACTCCACGAGCGACATGCGGGCCCTGGCGGACGACGACCCCGGTCGCAGCGGTGATGCAACCTATTCCGCAGGCGTTCGCCTCGGAACCGAGGTTTACAGCGAGGGCGAGGATGATCGGAGCGGGCACGCAGCTTCCTACAACTTTCGGAATGAGGAGGAGCTCATGAGCTTTACGCGCATTCGCAGCCGCCTGAACGAGATGGGCTCCGCTTCGTACCTGCTGCGCGATCACCGCCACTTCGTCGTCACCGACTTCGACTTTTCTGCCTTGCTCAGCCCGGACATACAACGAAAGGTCTGCGAATGA
- a CDS encoding amino acid permease aap11ld-like protein — translation MSCECDDRSPLFENAKGASYHGVAQSNPGEEYDWRQPHNNSIFFDNRTFSSLEEVQGSLLESCCPGDGVLSGALGLVTSACTPTMLSLPLAFVVGGWAFAMGCTLFCILVTFLSVRILALASLSADSDDYETVAGFFLGTKGRWMVRCTLFVYNFGCAVVYLSFIKDSVTPILVSRANFLPLWMRSDTGGTVCLFASTLIITPLTFNSRLASLRTKGFVSNLFIIFIIFTVAYRFFVPERVGGIAKTAEHSADANRDFSQGRLALFLPYMFSAPIFVFSYEVQSNVMAVIKDLQDRTGRKILVSTSLALCVMSVFYVLLGIMGSLTFPHLSSGNILSSYNAETDLLMMVSQLMCCFSAAVSFVFCIFPCRLAAFMFLSGGSGTKIPKKTRIKLGVTLSAVCCVLAIFLPDVARVVSVLGALFSATLSMTFPALFAMKMRESGTYLSSWIDALLSWVFLLMGLAFSIMGTYMAVTFS, via the coding sequence ATGTCCTGCGAGTGCGACGATAGGTCCCCCCTTTTCGAAAACGCGAAAGGCGCGTCGTACCACGGCGTCGCGCAATCGAATCCCGGGGAGGAGTACGATTGGCGTCAGCCGCACAACAACAGCATCTTCTTCGACAATCGCACGTTCAGCAgcctggaggaggtgcaggggTCACTGTTGGAAAGCTGCTGCCCCGGCGATGGTGTGCTCTCCGGTGCCCTCGGGCTGGTGACGTCGGCGTGTACGCCGACAATGCTTTCACTCCCCCTCGCCTTCGTGGTGGGCGGTTGGGCGTTTGCGATGGGCTGCACTCTGTTTTGCATCCTTGTGACGTTTCTCTCAGTCCGCATTTTGGcgctcgcctccctctccgcggaCTCGGACGACTACGAGACGGTGGCCGGCTTCTTCCTTGGCACCAAGGGCCGTTGGATGGTGCGCTGCACTCTCTTCGTTTACAACTTCGGCTGCGCTGTGGTTTACTTGAGCTTCATCAAGGACAGCGTCACGCCGATCCTGGTGAGTCGTGCGAATTTCTTGCCTCTGTGgatgcgcagcgacaccggcggcaccgtgtgcctcttcgcctccacgCTAATCATAACCCCACTCACCTTCAACTCGCGCTTGgcctcgctgcgcacgaAGGGGTTTGTGAGCAACCTCTTCATCATCTTCATCATCTTCACCGTTGCGTATCGCTTCTTCGTCCCGGAGAGGGTCGGCGGTATCGCGAAGACTGCCGAGCACTCGGCGGACGCGAACCGGGATTTCTCCCAGGGCCGGCTGGCGCTCTTTCTCCCATATATGTTTTCCGCGCCGATCTTTGTCTTCTCCTACGAGGTGCAGTCGAACGTCATGGCAGTCATCAAAGACCTGCAGGACCGCACTGGCCGCAAGATCCTCGTATCCACCTCGCTGGCGCTCTGCGTCATGTCCGTCTTTTACGTTTTGCTTGGCATTATGGGAAGCCTTACTTTCCCGCACCTGTCGAGCGGTAACATCCTCTCCAGCTACAACGCGGAGACGGATCTGCTGATGATGGTGAGCCAGCTCATGTGCTGCTTTAGCGCTGCGGTGTCCTTTGTGTTCTGCATCTTTCCgtgccgcctcgccgccttTATGTTCCTCTCTGGCGGCAGTGGAACCAAGATCCCAAAGAAGACACGCATAAAGCTTGGTGTGACTCTTTCCGCGGTGTGTTGTGTCCTCGCAATTTTCCTGCCGGATGTGGCGAGGGTGGTATCGGTCCTTGGAGCCCTCTTTAGCGCCACGCTCTCCATGACATTTCCAGCGCTCTTTGCGATGAAGATGCGTGAGTCTGGCACGTATTTGAGCAGCTGGATCGATGCGCTTCTCTCGTGGGTTTTCCTCCTCATGGGGCTCGCTTTCTCCATCATGGGGACGTACATGGCGGTCACCTTCTCATGA